The following proteins come from a genomic window of Galactobacillus timonensis:
- a CDS encoding helix-turn-helix domain-containing protein: protein MSRQRPEMTPQLRIELKNIMDQHTAQYVRMNMLFETLKSAGFTQQYIANQSGVSKQSISRLKIPCGISGNPKVDTLVYIAEALQFDKDLTRSLVNMYYPSVIDSLEKIERNRFAD, encoded by the coding sequence ATGAGCAGACAGCGGCCAGAAATGACGCCGCAGCTCAGGATTGAATTGAAAAATATCATGGATCAACATACAGCACAGTATGTCCGAATGAATATGTTGTTCGAAACATTGAAATCTGCTGGCTTTACGCAGCAGTATATTGCAAATCAGAGCGGTGTATCTAAGCAATCCATTTCACGGCTAAAAATCCCCTGCGGAATTTCTGGTAACCCTAAGGTTGATACTCTTGTTTATATTGCTGAGGCACTTCAGTTTGATAAGGATTTGACCAGATCGTTAGTCAATATGTACTATCCGTCTGTTATTGATTCATTGGAGAAAATCGAAAGAAACAGGTTTGCAGATTAA